A stretch of DNA from Halobacillus litoralis:
TGAAAGAGAAACTCCAGGAAGAATCAGCGCCTGAAGTGGACACAGAAGAAGAGGAAGAGCAGTTGTCACCATATGATTTTATGTAGGAGGGAACGTTTTGGCTCATTCTATTGGGTTGTCTGGAAGTACCATCTTGTCCCATCGTGACCGGTTTCCAGAGCTGTTTGATAAAGGATTGCCTCATGTGGAAATAGGAGAGTTTGGGGACAGAGATTCCTACCTCTCCTTTTTGAGTTTAGCCAGAGAGAACAAAGTTAGTTTTGGTATTCATGTTCCTCACTTCAGAGAAAACAGCAAGTATGACCTTTTAGAAGAAGTGAAAATGGAACCGTCCCATGCGAGGAAATTGTTTGTAAAGGAAGTGCAGGAAGCGGCTCGATCAGGGGCTTCCTATGTCCTTGTTCATTTTCCTTACTTCAAAGCTGAGGCGGAGTTTACGCACGAAAAGATAGAGGAAGGATTGCAGTTTTTACATCACTTACAGGAATTGTATGGAATTCCGATTGTGTGTGAACCAAAACTCGGCCAAAATAAATCACCTGCAGGCATTCAGTACTTGTATGATTTTCCTATGAAACTCTGGGAAAAATACGGGCTGAGTATTTGTATCGATATCGGAGATTATAGGATTGCAGTGGGAGACAAGTGGAGAGAGTATATCGAACCGCTTCTTCCATTTACAAAAGTCGTACATATGCATAACGTCCGTTTCACTGATGAAGGGTATATTTGGAGACCCATTCACCCGAATTTTGAAAAACAAGGCACGGCCTTTGATATGGCGCCTTGTATAGAGCTTCTGGCTAAGGGCAGGGACAAATATTTCATACTCGAGCACACCCCGCACACAAATCCTTCTGAAGAAGATGTCGATGAAGGGATCGAATGGGTTACCCAACAACTCAAGTAATGTATGAATCTCATTATCGTGGACATACTATTTGGTAAAAAAAAGGAGTATGTCCGATGAGATGTCCGAACTGCAATAATAAGAACCTTGGGAAAATCGGTAACGAACAATACTATTGTTGGAATTGTTGCCTGGAACTAACGATTGAAGATGGGAAAATGAATATCAACCAAATTGAGGAAGATGGCAGTTTAAGTTCTTTGAATGATATTTTTTATCAGCAAGGATCTTGATGATTCATGAGTGATCGCTCCTCTAAATGGTTGCGGAGATTCACCATCTTTTTTATTATCTTACTTTCTCTCTTATTGCTAGCCTGGTTGTTTCCATATTATGACGGTGTCCTCATCGTCATGGGTAAAGTACTCTTGCCATTTTTGCTCGCTCTCGTTTTGTCTCTTTTGCTGCATCCACTCGTCCACGCGATTGAGGATCTTGGCCTATCCCGTACGGTCAGCATACTTGTGATTTTTGTGCTGTTCTTTTCGTTGACGGCCTTTGGACTGTATAAAGGGATTCCACGTTTGCTTGATCAATTGAAACTTCTGAATGAGCATTTGCCTTATTTGGTTGAGTCCTATCAAAATTGGACAAAGCAGCTTTATGCCCAAACAGAAAAGTTACCGGATGGTCTGCATCATGAAGTGGATGCCCGTTTTGCAAGCTTTGAAGAATGGGTGAGCGGAAGAGTGCTAGCCCTACTAGCTGGTCTTAGCGGGATTTTTAACATGATTGTTCTTCTGGCTGTTGTGCCTGTGATGACCTTTTATTTTCTGAAGGACTATAAGAGCATAGGAAAAACTCTAGTTTTTTTACTTCCTTCTAAATGGCACGAGGAGTCCAAGCGATTGGTTAGAGAGTTGAATCATTCTCTAGGAGGCTATATTCGAGGGCAGCTATTGATCAGTTTATTTGTTGGTGTATTAGCTACCGCGGGTTTTTGGTTGATTGATCTACCTTACCCCTTGGTTTTAGGTTTAATTGCCGGCCTGACCAATATCATTCCCTATTTTGGTCCTCTTCTTGGAGCGGGGCCTGCCGTTATTGTTGCTCTTACTGTCAGTGTGAATACACTCCTTCTTACATTAGCTGTCGTTCTGATCATTCAATTGGTTGAAGGAAATCTCCTTTCTCCGTATATCATGGGTAAGAGTATCCATATCCACCCCTTGTTCATCATCCTGGCCTTACTAGTGGGCGGAGAGGTGGCCGGGATCCCCGGACTGATTTTGGCGGTTCCTGTATTGACTTGTTTGAAAGTAGTGGCGTCTGAAATCCGTACAGGAAGGTTAAATATTGACAGATGAACAACAGTTATCTATAATTACGCTTAGCAAAGACTCTAAGGACGATAGAATACGATGAAGGAAAAAAGTAGGCAATTTGTTCATGAGCAGAGAGGTGCGTTCCAGGCTGAAAAACGCACTGCATGGAGGTTGTTGAAAGCTATTCCGGAGTGCGGTTAATTCCCGCCGGGTTCATGCCCCGTTACAGGCATTCAAGCTGATAGACGTGAATTGTCTATAACCAGGGTGGTACCGCGGAAACAAAACCCCGTCCCTGCCGATACTAAAGGCAGGGACGGGGTTTTTTTGTTCCTTCGTCGTCCGGAACGGTCTCTATATTAACGATGAAACTGAGGAGGTTATTGAAAATGAAATCATTAACATCAGCAGAAGTCCGTCAATTGTTTCTTGACTTCTTTAAAGAGAAGGGACACAGCGTAGAACCAAGTGCGTCACTCGTCCCCCACGAAGACCCTACACTTCTATGGATTAATAGTGGTGTAGCAACATTGAAAAAATACTTCGATGGTCGAGTCATTCCTGAAAACCCGCGTATCGTAAATGCACAAAAATCGATCCGTACGAATGATATTGAAAATGTAGGCTTCACGGCCAGACACCACACCTTCTTTGAGATGCTCGGTAATTTTTCAATTGGAGATTATTTTAAGGAAGAAGCCATGGAATGGGCCTGGGAATTCCTTACGAGTGAACAATGGATTGGGTTTGATCCAGAAAGGCTATCTGTAACCGTACACCCGGAAGATGATGAAGCTTACCAAATTTGGAAAGACAAGATCGGACTAGATGAAGAGCGCATCATCCGCATTGAAGAAAATTTCTGGGATATCGGAGAAGGACCTAGTGGCCCTAACACAGAGATCTTTTATGACCGTGGAGAAAAATACGGAAATGATGCAAATGATCCAGA
This window harbors:
- a CDS encoding TIM barrel protein, giving the protein MAHSIGLSGSTILSHRDRFPELFDKGLPHVEIGEFGDRDSYLSFLSLARENKVSFGIHVPHFRENSKYDLLEEVKMEPSHARKLFVKEVQEAARSGASYVLVHFPYFKAEAEFTHEKIEEGLQFLHHLQELYGIPIVCEPKLGQNKSPAGIQYLYDFPMKLWEKYGLSICIDIGDYRIAVGDKWREYIEPLLPFTKVVHMHNVRFTDEGYIWRPIHPNFEKQGTAFDMAPCIELLAKGRDKYFILEHTPHTNPSEEDVDEGIEWVTQQLK
- a CDS encoding AI-2E family transporter, with the protein product MSDRSSKWLRRFTIFFIILLSLLLLAWLFPYYDGVLIVMGKVLLPFLLALVLSLLLHPLVHAIEDLGLSRTVSILVIFVLFFSLTAFGLYKGIPRLLDQLKLLNEHLPYLVESYQNWTKQLYAQTEKLPDGLHHEVDARFASFEEWVSGRVLALLAGLSGIFNMIVLLAVVPVMTFYFLKDYKSIGKTLVFLLPSKWHEESKRLVRELNHSLGGYIRGQLLISLFVGVLATAGFWLIDLPYPLVLGLIAGLTNIIPYFGPLLGAGPAVIVALTVSVNTLLLTLAVVLIIQLVEGNLLSPYIMGKSIHIHPLFIILALLVGGEVAGIPGLILAVPVLTCLKVVASEIRTGRLNIDR